CAAGTTTGAGgtaacaaatcttcaccaaatgttgtcatttgaattttgccaatttttatttttttctatttttgggcaatttcgaattttttttcattttgtgaagtttggtgCTTTACATTGTGCTTATTGAGcttattgatgattattggtgatgtttaacTCATGAGTTTGTCAttatttggtgaaattttgctaattttatgcttaatttggcttAGTGATCAAGTTGCATATTAAGTGGCcaatgtagcattttaattagttttgtggGAGTTTATGATATTCAtgtgagtaatttagattacctaatgaatgaaaagggGCTTGGTTGaataatttcttgaattcttaggtaatcctaaaagaaaaggtgaattgaagatgaccttaattgatgaaattcataaatgcgTTTATAATCCTTGTGGTTCAATGGTTTCTAGTATTTCAGGAATTCTCACGaaggtcatttatattttggtttggtgtgtttgcctccattttgagattgcttTTGTACTTGCAGGGaattgatcattgatgacaaaatgtataaatggaacttattttgttcatgattgtggattttttgtgtgaaattagcttccctttgctttggatactaatgcatatatttgattagcaaagattagctcatttcatgtttttatcccttgaacattgtatggttccacatgcttgatcatttttcctttttccttgaattgcatgattttgttgattgcaaccttttatttttaagaaatttatttgttttgattttgtctttttcagggtgcaataagtgaactctccattctttctcaaatacggttggaaactcatcacttggacatggattcggattgcgcaagttcaattgagcagtattttcttttactctttatttattttccttttctcacattgaggacaatgtgaagtttaagtgtgggggaggaaaatatttgaacttgcattttaagcctatgtgatgatattttgtggatttaaatgcttagaaatgttggaattgtgtttgaaatgtttgccatgtggataatttgcttgaaattgggtttgttggcagggagttttcatccatttataaggagaaactctgtgaaattttttctaaaatcttttccaatatttcactatggcccaaaagttcttcaaattcttgcattttcattcaaaaagggctaattGTTCCAACcttattcttccaattgttgaaatgttatatgtattttggaaggtttagtcctcatttaacttggaaatagtattatgcaattagaatttttacattttagaaagtatatttggtaaagtaaggaaaattatgcctataattttacatgtttaatgagatttcttctctttacttaattttgcaagtaagtgattgatatagtcgataaaggttatactcctcctttgattatttctataaatatttttttttctatgagggaaaaataaagaaaaaaaaaagagaaaaaaaaagaaaaaaagagaaagtaaataaaaattgttctactccaatgattcatgtaccgagtaaccgggagTTGGCATCAACAAATGttgacattcgcgtaaaaaggtacttgaattaagagtatgcatagcaacttgaataagtgaaatgttgagtaaccggggatcttcacctaaaagtgtcgattttcgcgtaaaaaggcattctcactatttaagtaaaatttgtgtgaataaatccctcttagttatagaattttgagaaaaagatgattataggaggaggaaagctataaattgactatgtgattcgcttatttgtaaaattaagttagggtaagagattaagtttaacttgttgaatttagggtataattatctttcctttacttgatattatgagtatttagtgtaaattgaataattgtataatgattattttccaagtcttgaggaattaaattggacaaagtgcatatattgtttcacctcttgaatcattgcatttgattatgtgtggattgcttgaggacaagcaatgatttaagtgtgggggagtttgataagtgattAATTTACGTAAttattgtatgatattttatattatttttagtcactttggttatattattggaagaatatgaatcattttggctataattggtaaaaaaatgcttttaagtggttaaatgaggtttttatcactttttacttggattttgtgtattttgacagttttgacatattttcgtatttcggctataacttgagctacaatgatcggattgggatgattcttgaacccatttgaagataagagatagatctacaactctggtgaagacatctgaatccagtttgaaggttttccaggtcaaaaagccgaagTAAAGAGTCAATTGCtattggtcgaaactggaacaaggcatggagcaggcaagggtatttcagtcatatctcagcctacacagatccaaatgaggtgattcttgatgcattggaaagataactcaaaaggctacaactttcgtgttttagacatgagctggttcagcctctaacatcaagtaaagatcggttgaagttgagccaaaaacagagcaagtgatccacactcggatccactattcatccgaaccctcggctgtttctgggttagtggatccgaggtactgtagcagctcggatccgagctcggatccatacggatccgaggcactgtagcagctcggatcactggtcagaaaaggctactttatacgcgtaaaactcaatttcacctccaccaactcacatgtgaagctagacatgtgagaaacattaccagctgtaaggagaaagtgtaaagcttcatttcttgaccacctttcatcattaaatagccaaattcattgcaagagaGAGGATCCAAGAAGAGATAGCAgagattggagttcatagcagaaaaagagagacatacgggagaaagcttgaagctgcagaaatgtagctctttcatcttcctagtattagtttagtttagtatagagtagtatagttcatccattcttgtttattatctagattaggatgaaaatggaggatgaagaaggcaaggaagaaagctcatgtgacaagggttgtattccttccaaactctttatcttttgtatttgattccaagtttagttaatatacaagttctggattttgtgtttaatatgtgtatctaaagtttaagccttgggtttggttgaactttctatgattgttagtgtttattatttggttatttgattgctatgatttgagcaagttatttagcactttgactctttaaatcatgattaatctggtaccattaattatgattatctaaggtgttgtttctgcaatgaaaattgagatttaacactagttcaagaagtgctaaacataaggagtacactcacgaaagtagaggtgcacttatgtggtttttagtgattcatatcatgtaatttcattgaagaaatgaacttgtagctaatttcataaccatgaaaataggtatggattagttataggtataattgattcactacgaaagtaggattcaaatgcataaggaaattacaccataattaacataaatgtagtaattaatgatccaaatataacacttgcatgagtagttagggataccacaacctaaggagcttttatttgttattttgtataatttgagtaggtaaaatttgttataattcattgatagtctaaataatagagaagctttagtagtaccggtaattgcaatcttccttgtgggatcgacccttaataccctatactcgctcacgattcgtatacttgcgataaatcgcgtgtggggtgtttaggagtttataaatgtaaaacttgattagaatGAGGTTAAATTGATATGTATACCCTGCGCACGTCAGGCGGCGCCTTGGTAAATAAAACAACAGATGAAGCCAAACGACTGATCTCTAATATGGCTGAGAACTCTCAACAGTTTGGAGTCAGATCTGAGGGGGTGACTAGAAGGGTTAATGAGGTAAATCATTCTGACCTAACAAATAGATTAACTGAGCTAACTGCCTTGGTTCATCAAATGGCTGTAAGACAAGTACAAGCAGCTAAAGCATGTGGGATATGTGCTGCCCCTGAACATGCGACCGATATGTGTCCGACCTTTCAAGAAGACCCTCACGAGCAAGCCAGCGCCATGGGAGGTCTGCCTGGACCACCTCAAAGGAAAAATGACCCATATACGCCCACATACAATCCGAGGTGGCGAAACCACCCCAACTTCAGCTATGCTCTGAAACCCTCAAGTTTTTAATAACCATTCCAGTAGAGACCACCAGTACAACAACCATCCACATCTAATTCAGGTATATCCCTTGAAAATATGGTTAAATCACTAGCTAATAGCACTTGTCAAATGCAGTAGGACTCACAGAGATTTCAACAAGAGACTTGCGCCAGCATTCGAAATTTGGAGGCACAAATGTCACAACTGGCATCTTCAGTAAGCAACCTTGAGAATGGTTAAGGGAAGCTACCATCTTAGGTAATTCCCAATCCAAAGGATAATGCAAGTGCCATGCTTCTACAAAGTGGCAAAGAAGTGCAGTTCTCAAAATCGGAAGCAGCAGGAGTTGAAGATGAACAAGTTTCTAGGGAGCGTGAGGAGGAAAATGTAAGTCACCAGTAAAATGTTCCTAAGACATTTGATATTAACCATCTTTTTCCTGGCAGGTTGGCTAAAGCCAAGAAAGAGGAGTTCGAGAAGGAGATTTTGGACACCTTTAGGAATGTGGAAATCAACATCCCGTTGCTGGATATGATCAGGCAGTTAccaaaatatgcaaaatttttgaagGGGTTGTGTACTAACTGGAACAAGTTGAATTTTCACGACAAAGTAAAGGTAGGTGAGAATGCGTCAGCAGTCCTTCAAAGGAAGTTGCCGCAAAAATGCAAggatccaggtatgttcacAATATCATGCATCATAGGTCAGAAGAGGATAGAAAGAGGTATGCTTGATCTAGGGACATCTATTAATATTATGCCTTTGTCAATATTTAGGGTCTTAAACTTAGGACCTCTAAAAGATACAACGGTAATAATTCAACTAACCGATAGGTCTAATGTTTACCCTGAGGGTGTAGTTGAAGGTGTCCTAGTGAAAGTTAATGACTTTATCTTTCCTGCTGACTTCTATAGTGTTGACATGAATGACGATAACTCAGTTAATTTAGTTGTACTTCTTCTGGGTAGACCATTCATGAGTACGACCAGGACCAAGATAGATGTGCATGAAGGCACCCTATCTGTAGAATTTGACGGGGAGACAATTACTTTTAACATTTTTTATGCGATGAAATACCCAGATGATATTGAGTCAGTTAATTATGTTTGTATCACTAATTCAATTGTGCAAGATCACCTTGAGCAAAATCTTATGGAGGATAAGCTGGAATTCGTGTTACAACAGAGCAAGACGAAT
Above is a genomic segment from Coffea eugenioides isolate CCC68of chromosome 5, Ceug_1.0, whole genome shotgun sequence containing:
- the LOC113771379 gene encoding uncharacterized protein LOC113771379 — translated: MQVPCFYKVAKKCSSQNRKQQELKMNKFLGSVRRKMLAKAKKEEFEKEILDTFRNVEINIPLLDMIRQLPKYAKFLKGLCTNWNKLNFHDKVKVGENASAVLQRKLPQKCKDPGMFTISCIIGQKRIERGMLDLGTSINIMPLSIFRVLNLGPLKDTTVIIQLTDRSNVYPEGVVEGVLVKVNDFIFPADFYSVDMNDDNSVNLVVLLLGRPFMSTTRTKIDVHEGTLSVEFDGETITFNIFYAMKYPDDIESVNYVCITNSIVQDHLEQNLMEDKLEFVLQQSKTNADVESVDEEDTKGAIMSLHSLPKFLVRLVNSYLPLPTSNERILPSVEQAPELDLKELPKHLKYAYLGDHGTLPVIIASDLIAVQEEKLLRVLREFKPAIGWTLADIKGINSSI